The genomic stretch TAAAACAGCTATTAAAATAGCAAGACAGCTTTGAAAATATCTCATAATACTTGTTGGAAATTCCTCTAATGAACATTGTGAGAAACTGAAGTAAcattaatatttgatatttacatacattttttatgtaaGGATAAAAAATAAGACTGCATTTGAAGCCTTTCACTTAGACAGTTATAATAAGCACCACTCTAAGATATGGCATAATATTCCCTCACATACTCAGCTTCTTCTCTATCCTCCTCTCAGTTTCAGTACAGCGGGTACTTTCAAGAGCTTACTCGTAATCTGTATGATTCTTCATGCTCTTTCATGACACATTCACAACACATTCATCAATAAGCACCACCAACTTACCATGACACAACTTTTAACATGAAACAATAAGCTGCAAAAGTCCTATGTAACATTAGTTCTCCAATTACTGTATCTTTTTATACCAAGATGTATATGAAATGTAATGATAATCATCCCAGAATACCACTTTACACATCTGTGATGTAAGTTTACAATGTAGCATTGGTTGTTAAAATAAAGTGTCAACTTATTCGATCAGATCAATGTGGCAGAAGAGCTCCTTTCTACTGGTCCATTTTTAAAAGGCCTCTGGCACATGACCTAATCCATGTGGCAAAACTGAGGTTAAACCAAGATCCTGTGATCTGCTATATACCTGAAGAAAAGCTAATTATTGTAACCAAAGGTATGTACCACAGGTATTTTAAGATCTGAACATGCATTATCTTCTTCAGTGTCTTGTCTTATTATACTTATGTAATTAGACTACAtgtataaatatactgtatatattatatgtattaaCTTAATATATATATGATTAAGTAATAATATACCACACTGGACAGGTGTTCATTATTACACATATTGTGATGAATAGTCATTTTCCTTACTTTGTTGCTGTTGGCAGTAACCCCACAGCTAAGTAATGTTAGTTCATTCAGTACAATAAAACTTCAATAATATTAGTTAATCCATTCTCAAATGGTCCCAAGCAGCCAGTGCAAAGGCATTCCTTGTAGAGCTCCAGATTATGACCTTTTGAATTACAAAAGGGCAATCTAACACCCACACAAAACCATCAATTTGGATGTTAGTCTAtatgttttttgaaaaaagaaattatacaAATCAGTGTAATTACAATATTGATTAATGGATAAGAACCTTAACTTGCAATGTATTTactaattattattacaaattcAAAAACTTACAGAGAAAGAGGCATCTTACCACTTAAAGAAAACTGCTGTAAATGTCAGCAAAGTGTCAGTAAAGCTCATAGTGTATGTCTCCTGAGAGGATGATGAGGCCAGAATGTAGGTTTTACTTTCTACCAAGTCAGGGAAGTGGAGAAAAGTAAGTTGAGAGCTAACACTTGACTCTATGTGTTTCCTATTTACAGAGGATCCCTGCTGAGCCATGTACCTGACTTCAAAGGGTCATCACAAATACATGTATTCTTTAAAAGATATGTATAGCATAagtcaaaacataaaacacagccCTTCACATTCATCTGAAACAGAGAAGTCAGTGACCAGTACTAAAAGGGACTCTACAAAAAAGATGGATCTGGTGCAACTTTTCCTACAACACAAAGTAAAATCATCTAGGAAGGTGCTGCAGTTGCTACTTATGTGGCTGCATGAACAAATTTGCTGTGGATTACTTTGTAATGTTAACACATTTCTGCTTTGCCTTCTTTATTTCAAGATCCAAGAGGAACCAGCTACAAAGTTACTGAGAAATCATGCAGCAGTACATACATGCATCTCTGTTAATTTCTGAATTAGATATGTAATCTTTTATAATTCTGTTTGTATAACCTTTAAAGCATTAACCTAACTTGGGGCTGGGGTAAAGGTAAAGATAGGCAGAGCATTCTCATCCTATCTCCCACATGATCCACTACATCATCATTATATTGTCTGGCTCCATGCTACTATGGACTCTCTCAAGTTTTCTACAGGCAGTGGACATAACATATTCACACTAGAGCAGTGACAAATACAGAGAGGTGGAGAATGAAGGTGGGGAATACAGTGAACAGGGATTTTTCTGGGAGTTCTTAGTAATTAAGTAAATAGAACcagatacaacacaaaaaacatctgGTGTAAGTTATCAAGTCATTTAAATCACTAAATGGTTATGCTGCACAAATATGGCTTAAGTTGGGATGATAGCACTCACCTTGTAAGCTACAACGAAACTCTCACAACTGAACCAGGTACAAGTGAAAAACACAATGTGGAACCCCACTTCATGTAAGATGAAGGATAGCAGCTGGGTGTAAATCACCAGACATGGCCCAGACACAGGAGCTTAAGCAAAACTTGAAATCTGATGGGGTGGCAGTGGGAGAGGTGGCAGTCAGGTGTGGAGCTGGCAGATGTAAAGGTCTCTTTCTGACTGATCCTCACAGAAAGGAAGCCTGACTGGTTTTGGCACATATGACCCTGCAGGTCAGGTGGTAAAGATGGCTCACGATGGTGACTACTATGTGAAACAAGAAGACTTCAACGCTCATCCTGAAAACTGTAACAGTTATGATGTGTGACTGAAGTGACTGGCATCCTAACCTGAAGATGGGTGATGAATGAGAAGaatgaaaagaggaaatgagCTCACCACCAGATTACCATCTGGCATTAAGTTGGATCAGATAACAGGTAAATCTCCCTTACAGAGCATAAGGAACCAACTATGTACAAAGAGTTTGCTAGAAATGCTTGATTTAGGGAGCTCTGGCTATGGTCTGAATGGTGCTTCTCTGTAACCAGAAATTTTCCACTGGAACTATAGTCAGTGTGGTGGTAATGACCATAAATTACTAATGTAGTTGGATGAGGCAAGAGTTATTGGAAGATGACTTCTTGATGGCCTTTTATAGTCCGTAGTGAATGGCTTCCCTTAGCTGGAGATATTTTTCAGGAGCAGTAGGAACACCATAACACCTAAACATTAGATATGTCCTCTGGTCACAAAGCAGAGCCAGTTTCTGAGTCACCAGCACAGACTACGTAAAATCAGAGGTGACGTGTCCCTTTAAGGAGATACACTGCAGGCCAGTAGTACAGGTGGCTCGACTGACTTCTGCCTAATCCCGACTCATGATAGTGATGATGTCAGCATCAGCTGAGCACAGGATGGACCATTAGCACTAGTAGCTTGTGCCCCCTAGGGGACGGTTTCTTCATTTAGAGCACAGCATTTATAATTCTGTCCTACCTCACAGACATTATCTGTGTCTTCGACATAGTCAACAGACAcgaaaatgaaaagacagatcagaaaaagaaaattacataaaattcTGCCTGGTTGCAAAGTGAGTGAGAATGGAACCAGTAAGGGATTAACTGCTAATTATACGCaagctgattattttcttaataGATTTTTCCAAGTTAACTAGTTATATGTAACCTCCTAATTAAAGTCATCATATTAATCTGTTATTAAGCATGCATTTACAATAACAATTACTTTGCCATTACTTACCATGTTTGTGTCCCATTGTGTAAAGCTGAGCATCAACCTACTAATTTGCTATGTAGATATTGAGATTTTACTCTAAATTAGTTAATTGTCATTACTCACAGAGAGCACAATTGTATATTATccataaaaacaatattaattaCAGAATTGATCACTACAACATGCATattataataaacagataataCATTCTGCactgtcctgttgtgtcttttGGTGTTTATACAGAGCAacctcaataataataatattgaacaaacatgaataaaaatgattttacattttgcaaaCAAAATACTTATCAGCTAATCAATGCACAACTCATTTTAGGAtgataaacatgaataaataaaatataatatacacattATTATAACAGTAACCCTGAAACACAGGATTTATATAAATGGCTTAACCTGTCTGGCTCTGCTCTGCAGTCTCCTCTACCAGTGTTCCTGTGCACTCTTCTTCGCCAGTGCTTCCACCTGATGATACTTTGTCCTCCCAGACCTGATCTGACAAAGGCTTGCTGGAATCACAGCCAGCCTCTGGTACAGGGTCAACACTGCAGCAAAAACTCGAGTCAAGGTCGGTAGTTTCAGTGCCAGGATTGGGGATAATGCTAGGGTGGGCTCCCCCATCAGAATCAGAGTTTTCATCGAGTGTCCTCTGTTTTTGTATCTGGGTCAGACATCTGTCCTTCATGTTGTTCCTCAGTCATGTTGTAGCCAATCAACTTCTGCAGGTGTAGCTTGCTGCTGAAAAAGATGCTGCGCCAGCCCACCTCAAGTGCCAAAGACGCCACCTCAGCTGAAACTGTTTTGCAGCTGCGCCGCACTGCCTGCTCCCAAAACTCCTCTGACCCACACAGCTTTGAGCAGAAGTAAAAAGTACAAGCAATATTACAAGAACAGATGATGTTGAACTGATATAGTCTCCAATTTGTTAAAGAATACGTAATTACTTTAGATTTAATAACTGTTGACTTATAATGAGGTATTCACATGAGAGACAGTAGACAAGACTTGTGAAGGTAAGCTAGACAGAACTCACCTGTCTGAACCTGTGTGATGTCCGTGCAAGCTGACCCACATCCTCTACCTATAGATAATTTATTATCCGCAGAAGTAAGGAGTCAGACAGGTGATCCAGATAATCGTACTGACACAAAGCCACTTGTACTGTATCCCAAAACTgagctacaaacacacattttcaaatcaaatcatcaTGGTAAAATTTGTGAAACGTGttttacacacagagacacagtccTAAATATGAAGTCCTTACTCTGCAGGCTAGTGTCATCCAAGAAGTCCTCGTGAGACTCCCTCAGCTCCCCAGGCCTGGAGAGTCTGTCTACAGATCTCACAGATATTTTCCACCATCTCCATATCACCTGAAAAGTATCATTTTAAAGAGCTATGGCTTTTCTTTGAACAACAGTTACcgttaataaagaaaatatacatttaacaAATTCACCACAGTGGACTGAGACAATAGGTGTGGAAAACTTTCCTTAATAAAAGCACATGTCAAATGGtatgttgccatggcaacatcattctcagctttttaaatttgaagTTGGGTTTATGAAAGTTCCCGAGAGATAACTTAACAAACATAatgcaacacaaaacacaacacatgtaGCCCACAACAAATCTGGGTACATAGAGCGAATAATTAATATTTCtcttattaaaacaataaaacattggcTACATCTCACATCCAAACACAGCTTGCCCGACTTTTCCAGTAACAGCAATCAGTAATGAAGCACCAATAAAGTCTGTCGTGATAGTCCAGTGtgtacattaaattaaaaagtgtCTGCTTGTTTTGACGCCAACAGTAATTATCCAtgagtcttttttatttttacaagcGTGTATTAACTTGTGAATAAAGTCTCAATGTGTAAATTTGCCCACTGCAATTCTAAATGGCCATCTATCATCAGACCCTATATGTCTTTCCACCTTTCCTCTTCGATAAAACCTCTTTCCAAGtttgttattaaatgtttacatttcgCTATTATGCAGCTATCTGCACTATTTTTGTTTAGAAATGGCAGCCAATTGCGCACTCCctgatttattttccttttcagttAAAATATGACCCAAATTCTTTATGCAGCTATTATTCTTGTCCATTAGGTCAAAATCATATTTAAGCTTTTAGGAGGACTTTAAAATCGAATAGTTTTTTCTTGATACAATTTAGTGGAAGGGGATTTCATTCATGTGCTCCAACAGGATGGACTGTATGTGACAATTTATCTATAGGCCCATAGGAGACAGTAAGCTCATTTTCCCTATTTTTCCAAGCAAgtctatttatatttacatttttcatttgccaATTCCATGTAATTCTACAGCTAATAATACAAACCCTGTTAAATGCATCATACATGTCTAATATTTCTCTTggttttaatgagaaaaattaGGTGGGCAAAATATCTGGAACTCTATAAGCTAAAAGtttcaatgaaaaaaaagaccAATATAACCACCACAGCTGTAGGATTAATTGCACAGCTGTTGTAATAACTGGTAACCAAGTGAATTTTGTCACCCCTCTGTTTGAGTAAAGACTAAGACTAACATATCAAAttcaaaattgtatttaaaaaacttttattcTTTCCTACATATACAGTGACTGCAGACAATAGCCTATTCAGAACCACTTCTGAATACTTTTTTGTGGATTTAATAagaaatttactttttttgccTATCAATCTACCTTCAATGAACCATaataacaaagtgaaaacatgcatttaaacatttttgaatgtttattttaaaaatcaaaagctAAAATCTGCCAATTGCAAATGCTGTCATTTACACTTTGGTTGTTTAGTTTGTCAGTTACAAAATATTAGTACACTAAGACAATTACCTCtgcaaattaaatgttaaatatgtcaATTTGTAGTTTTATCAATCAATTCAGTTGCTTCCTTGCAAAGATCCTTCACACATGGCATTCTTTAACTCCTTTAACAGTCTTTTAGAAGTTGGGAAAGCAAAAAACAAGATAGTGtgtaacacaaaataatttacatttacaaaataaaagataaaattcTTCAGATAAAGACACAACCAGTCTTAAATTGAAAGACTGTGTATAAATGGAAAATCAGTGTAACACTTTAAACACAAGACATGCAGTATTAAATAAATGCTTAACTTGGTTTTTTGTCTAGCTCTGAACTGCAGCCTTCACTCCCATTGCTTAGTGCATTACTCAGTGCATTAGGTTAGTGTTCTCTCATCAGAAGCAGAGATCTGGTTTGTCTCTGAGCTTTCATCAGGagatttctctgtgtttgtatcTGGGTCAGACATCTGTCCTTCATCTTGCTCTTCAGCCTTCAGTTTCCTGCGGCTGATCAACTTCTGCAGTTGTAGCTTGCTGGTGAAGAAGATGCTGCGCCAGCCCACCTCAACTGCCAGAGATGCCACCTCAGCTGAAACTGTGTTGCAGCGGTGCCGCACTGCCTGCTCCCAAAACTCCTCTGACCCACACAGCTTAGGAGCAGAGGTGAAAATTATAGGCAATTTTACAAGAAAATTTTATAAAATTGTACTCATATAGTGCATAGTTTATTAAACAATTACTTTGGCGTTTCTGGCTTCAGAATGTACTCAGTTCTCAGTTACACAGTACAgcttttgtaaatgagagatttgagtttttaattttgaatatatttgcaaacatttctgacAACATGCTTTTACTCATTATAGGTTATTCAGTGTAGATTAATGTGCAAAACTCATTAACAGTAGACAGTGTCTTATTTCAGAATCtagttcattttttaaagcataTCTCTATACATATCTGGAACTCACCTGTCTAAACCTGCGTGATGTCCGTGCAAGCTGACCAACATCCTCTAGCTCCAGATAATTTATTATCCGCAGAAGTAAGGAGTCAGACAGGTGGTCCAGATAATCATAGTGGCCTTGACACAAAGCCTTGGTGTACTCCAAGATACGACAACCGAAAATAGTACTGACCTCACCTGGGAAGAAGCCAATTAGTTtaactttcattcattttaaagaatTAAATTTGTTGTCACACAGATTATTTACAAGGCAAACATAATTAGAATCTGAATACAGACCAACATACACCCAagttactgtaaaataaaaacaatcactttTTGTACAGGGCTACTGTAAACAGAACTTcctaaaaatgattttatataCTGTGTAAGATTTTTTAAAGCCTAAACGTGAGCCGGGATTAGACCGCCgtggttagttttaccctagtgatgatgtgttgttgcaatagtaatcctgctcaCTGTACTTATGCACAGGATTTGGAaattaagtatttttaaaaataaacaaaacacaatacacacacaaacttatgGGTACAAAGCCACTATGGATGCACTATCCATGGCTTactgctttttttattattatattcaaCAGTATTTGTGACTGGAATGAGTATAGCGCCTGTTTAAAATTAATGGATTATACACCAACAATGAgctataaaaatacattttataaatcaaAGAACTGAGAGGTTAGCATGGTAAAATTTGCTTGATATGTTTTAGACACAGTCCTAAAAATGAAGTCCTTACTCTGCAGGCTAGTGTCATCCAAGAAGTCCTCGTGAGACTCCCTCAGCTCCCCAGGCCTGGAGAGTCTGTCTACAGATCTCACAGATATTTTCCACCATCTCCATATCACCTGGAAACGCCAAGTCAGTCATGGATAATTGATGAGAGAGAAACCTTAACATACTATGGAAACCCACAGCTTTCTGCTTGCATGCATGTTTTAACTATCTACACTATCGTTAGAGCTGTCACAAATAGACCATAAAGAAAGTGAACACctaacaaatgcacacactcacCACAGTGAAATAGAAAGCAACAGGAGTAAGAACACAGTTTAAcacaggggtctcaaactctCGGCCCGCGGGCCATTTGCGGCCTGCAAGTTTGATATGTATGGCACTTTAAGGGGGTCGCACACCGAACGAGAAACGCAGCGTCCCGTCACGCCACgtctttaaaattattagtgTACGCACACCGGCGGTGCCGTACAGCGTCTGTCCGTGGCGCCCAGCTACGACTCAGGACGCTGTTCAAATTCCTGCCGCGCCACAGAGCGCCTTCTgcatggttttatattaaataacatcatatttctctcaaattgtcgttaatacattatacaaagaCACCACTGCTGCAAAATACTAGTTAGCtacttgtatttgttttcaaaaatgtaaacacataattaaatgtataataaacgTAGTCCTTTTAATCTTATTATCTAAAAttcaggattattttctttattttcatcagatcagatcattattttgcatatacactgtgcattatgcattattcattaccataaaaatgttaaatataaaaaatagatattataAACTGAAACCGAAACTAAAATAGAATACTAcatctgtttaattaaaatacaaaaaaactttacaagGTGTTTGGTTACGTTTTCACTCAGGCtggctagctaacgttagcttttaCAATGTAGTTGCCTAGAcaacagatacaacaaaacaataacagacttAACAGATCATACCACCAATTATTTTAACTGATTAACGTTCAAAAGCTACAgctacaaatatatttaaataatcataataataaattaagtttatttttatccatCTTGCAGCTCAGAACTTGATTTGAAATTGAGCTCGCGGGTACAGAATGTGCGCATCCAGTGTGCAATACACAAGAGTTGTCATTCAGGACAATTCATGTTCAGAAGaaggttaaaggttaaaaaacTGTTAA from Mastacembelus armatus chromosome 17, fMasArm1.2, whole genome shotgun sequence encodes the following:
- the fbxo36b gene encoding F-box only protein 36b, which translates into the protein MASLITDPLFEISDRGPAPNKNFYYFSVTKSDVIWRWWKISVRSVDRLSRPGELRESHEDFLDDTSLQSEVSTIFGCRILEYTKALCQGHYDYLDHLSDSLLLRIINYLELEDVGQLARTSRRFRQLCGSEEFWEQAVRHRCNTVSAEVASLAVEVGWRSIFFTSKLQLQKLISRRKLKAEEQDEGQMSDPDTNTEKSPDESSETNQISASDERTLT